DNA sequence from the Manihot esculenta cultivar AM560-2 chromosome 11, M.esculenta_v8, whole genome shotgun sequence genome:
ttgcaggtcatTTTATCAAATAGAATATTGAGAGACCTATTTGATAGATCCATATGATGGACCAGGAAGAAAACAAGATCTATCATGATCGATCATGGAGCAAGAGgagaaaaagatttatcaattataaaatttttataattattattttaaaataaaatttattattgttgaaAATATAGACtgcatatttaattattatattatttattcttaattaaaatatattagttatttaaggttaaataaaaacattatttttatatgtgaaattaatttatatttaaaaataatgaaatattacAGTTActgaattttcatattttaattttgaaagttaaaattacatttaacttttttcaattcatttaaaatttaaataattaaattaaaatataaaataatataaatattaacctTTTTTCAATAgtcggtaaaaaaaaaaatgttctcTCTCAGGTGAGATGTGATAATAAATCACTTCTCcctttattaaatatttcaaaactgaaaaattaattattaataaatgaaaaattaaatattctctttatttcataatttttatttttttattattctaaaattattatttatttttttaaactataataatatacaaattcactattataatcctatttaattttattttatttataataaatttttcaaaataactttttatatttaataaaatttaatttatttaaaataaatataattaaaaaattaataaaaaatatatttttaatacattaaaaaataaaataaaaaaatttatgaaccgaaataaataataaatatttaatgataaagattttttttaaaaattagagatattttaatatatattttaaaataaaaaaattgactaataaatttatatattactgaaattaaataatttttttaaaagaaaaaaaaaagacattcaAAGCGGGTTCCCACCAGAATTACTCTATATCTGATGTAGTCAAATCTGTAAAACGTCCAAACCCGAACACGACAACAACTTCCAACATGTTTTtgtctcctttttctttttctgctcTTCTTTTTACTGTTGGTCTCCTTTTAATTAAATACATTAACCTACTCCCAACATAACGCCTTCATATTTCTCTAtctttcaaattcaaatccttCACTAATTCTTTCCCAAAGCAATCACACCCAATCACCCATCTTCTGCTTCACTTTGGGACCCTCTACATCTTCATGATGTGGCTAAATCAGCACTTCACAATTTCCTTGtgggaattctttttctttttaaaccaTGGCAATTTGAGATGAGAGGCACCCAGAAAAGACAAATTCATGTAATGCAGACAGTAACCGGATTTAAATCTTGCAACTTTAAAGACTAGCCAATTTTCAGTTCATGGCAGATCCTGTCACTCATCTTTGTCTTCAACTTCATTCAAATGATGACTGCTTTCAGGTACATTATGAACTACAAAATCCCATTACTCTGAATACTACTCAGGGCATATCCTTcatctttctctctcttctgCCTTAACATGGCTGGTTTGAAGAAACCCACAATTCCTAGCAAGTATTCATACAATTCCGTCTATGTCAATCCCCTAACTGACCTCAAACACCACCATGGTTGCAGCGAAGGAGACCTCACTACAGTTTTCACTGACAACAAAGAGAACAATCCTATCTTTGGAAATGATAAAGAAAATGCAATTCCCAAAAGCTCTAATGCAAATGGGTCCCTTCCATTAGTGCAAAAGCCGTTGTCAAATATGAAGTCTTTGTCTACTGGAAGAGTCCTGAAGCCGACTTCGCTGCAGTTCTGTATGCAGATGAATGAACCTGAAAGGGCTTTGAAGTCCAACTTATGGGACTCGATTGAATCTGAGAAATCAGCTTCTTCCTTAAATATTTGGGACTACTCGGATTCTGAGGCTGCTCCTGCTTCTTCTTGGTCTATATTGCCTAACAGGTGGGTTCACGGTTTATATACTTCAAATTCTGAATTCTTATCAGCTGCCCTTTTGCGTGTCTTTGAATGCCTACTTCTTGTTTGTGTTTTTGTCTTTAGGGCCTTGTTATGCAGGGCGTTGCCATTGGACATTGGGAGATGCACTTGTGTTATTTTGAAGGAAGCATCGCCAGAAGGGTTAAATGGGGGTAAATTATACTCCCTCTATACCAACGTATGAGCTCTGCAACTTGTTATTAGTTTCACTTTGGCAATTTATGGAGGGTTTTCTTAAATTGAATGTGCAGAAATTTTCTTATCCTTTAAACTATTAAAAGTTCTATTTGCAAATTATTGTATTTATAAAACCATTCATTTCAGACTGTCCATTTTTCTTTCACAACTTGTATGTCTGATTGTCATGGAAATTGCATTAACATATAATCAGCCTCCTTTTCTTACAAGCttgattgtttcatgatttgGTTGGAGTGGAAGTGATGTTTTCTCTTACAAAACAACTAAAAGACCAATTGAATTCTTGCTATGAGTTACCTGAAGTCCAGCGGGACAAAAATTTACTCTTCAGCTTTTATTTTCGTGTGTGAAAATTATAGGAAGGACAGGGAAGACAGGACAGGAAACTAGCTATAGCTCACCATGAGAGGCGCAACGGGAAGTCAGTGTTTACTATAGCTCAGAATTTGAAGGGAGTTTTATCTAGTTCAGATGACAGTTTTGTTGGGAATGTAACAGCTAACTTCATGGGTTCCAAGTATCACGTATGGGATCAGGTCCGCTTCCTCAAAAATGCAACTTTATAACGAACAAAAGCTATCTCCAAGTAAAATAAATCTAGTGATACTCTCTCTGAATGCAGGGTCATCTCAAATCACCATCTAAGTGCAATCCTCTTCAAGCAGTTGTTACGTAAGGCAGAAGCTTACCCTCCTTGTTCTTTTCTCCTAGCTGTTCTCGTtgcctgtaattttttttttctaaaacttTTCTCATGCAGATTCATGCCTACCATAGTCACTTGCGCTGGGAGTTACAGAAGCATGAGAGTGTATATACACAAGCACCAACCTCTGCAGCTAAAGAACACAGCTCAGGTAAATTGGATTGGAATCATACATATCTGGTTATGGAACTTATTAGGCCACGATTATTTCTTGACGTCCTATTTTCTGCGGGTTAGATGCAACGCATTAATGGCCTGCCAAAGGATTGGGAGGGAAAAATGGACAAAGTACTCGAGCTCCATTCAAAGACTCCAAATTATAATAATGTAAGATTAGAAATATGCATGACtccatttatatttttatttcattgatTTATTTTGtgttggttttgaaggtttcaGGACAATATGAATTAGACTATAGTGACAGAGGCAGAGCTGGTCTTAGTATCCAAAGATCAGTGAAGAATTTCCAGCTTAAAATGGAGGTATCGTGAATTGTTTTGACATAGAAATTTAGGATCGATGAATCATTATCAAGTATAATCAGTTAAGAGAATTTCATTCTCTGATTGCTAATTCAAGTATGCTTGTCTAGGAACATGGAAAACAGACAATTTTGCAGCTTGGAAGAGTGGGGAAATCAAAGTTTTTGATGGATTTCAGGTgcactcataatttttatatctaGAAATGGGTTTCAGAAATGTGAAACTTTTGTAAGAAAATTCGACAGTATCTTATGTTTCTTTTGCAGATATCCTTTAACAGGTTACCAAGCATTTTGCATATGTTTGGCCTCAATTGATTCAAAACTTTGTTGCAGAGTTTAATTACAAGCTAGCTACCACCATGCTTTCCAGTTCAACTTCTGAACACAATCTTAGAAAATCTTCTTTCTAATGATATGATATCTtgagaaaatagggtttacaagtGTGTCCGTAAATAAATTTGGTATGAGGGGTCCATATTCCCCTCTATTCCGTTTTTACTTTATCTCTAGTGATGCAGCCACCTTATTACGGTGCCACTTATCCCTGTCATATAAACCCGTACGGACTTTAATTCCTTTTGGTACACGTGCTAATAGGGCCGTGGCGTAACCGGACATGCTCTCCTACTCCCCGTCATATCACACAAGCTTGGATCAGTCCCGTCTTGTTTAGCTGCGGGCTGGGTAACACGCTGATGGGTTGACCTGTTTAATGGGATCTATTGAGTTTTGAGTCTATTTTCCTTTTCGGTTCCGGCCTCAGCCCATATGCCAGATACTATGCGGTAATCACTAAGGTTGGTTCCTGTGCTTCTTATTTCAACCGAAGCACAACCAGATGGAAAGAGTCAATTTGAAGGGAAGACAAAGAAGTTAGTAGATGAACATTTGATCTTGAGCCTTCAGAATTCAATGTAAATGCTATTTGATTTCTGATGTCTAGCATTCATTTAGTTTCATGCACATAAAgtattaacataatactatctttaaaataagttttaatttgtttgtgaaaatccgaaattgaaatttattaaatgaaaccaaaattttaatttaatgttataataacaataatacatactttttttaaaaaaaatatgtactatttaaataataaaattataaaattaacataattacataataaaaataattcaatttagcAAATAATTGATTTCGAAggccaatttaattttatcaagatttaaaattcaaaacatATACTAGAATTATTGTAATCTAAAAATGCAAGATAATTAAAGTTCACCTATAATAGTTATTGTATCATTTTAATTTACTGAAATTAAATcatacaaatttttattttaaaatttgatttaatttatattttaattaaaattaatgatggtgtttttacaatttaaaaaatataagattttaatatattaaattaataaatttattgaatttaatttaatttaaaactttttaaattaatttaattttaatcaaatgaCATTTAAATTTACCAATACAAcagtaataaataaaatcaattaggGTCACATGAGTGAACATATAatatcataataaataaaaggcAAAACATCCATTTTAGCCCCTAAACTATAGGCAAATAGTCAAATTAACCCTTAAACTTGTTTTTTGTCCATTTGAGccttaaactttttaaaatgatgtaaaaaaaaaacaaatttgaCAGAAGGCTAATGACGTCATTTTTTACTAATGCCTAAACTAAGGACTCATCTGTTCCAGCACTTCACTATCAATCGCAAATATCCTAAACCCTAAAATCCCATAATGGTTAAGAAGTGATTGAAATCATTCA
Encoded proteins:
- the LOC110626273 gene encoding tubby-like protein 8 isoform X2; the protein is MAGLKKPTIPSKYSYNSVYVNPLTDLKHHHGCSEGDLTTVFTDNKENNPIFGNDKENAIPKSSNANGSLPLVQKPLSNMKSLSTGRVLKPTSLQFCMQMNEPERALKSNLWDSIESEKSASSLNIWDYSDSEAAPASSWSILPNRALLCRALPLDIGRCTCVILKEASPEGLNGGKLYSLYTNEGQGRQDRKLAIAHHERRNGKSVFTIAQNLKGVLSSSDDSFVGNVTANFMGSKYHVWDQGHLKSPSKCNPLQAVVTFMPTIVTCAGSYRSMRVYIHKHQPLQLKNTAQMQRINGLPKDWEGKMDKVLELHSKTPNYNNVSGQYELDYSDRGRAGLSIQRSVKNFQLKMEEHGKQTILQLGRVGKSKFLMDFRAVA
- the LOC110626273 gene encoding tubby-like protein 8 isoform X3, with amino-acid sequence MMTAFSEGDLTTVFTDNKENNPIFGNDKENAIPKSSNANGSLPLVQKPLSNMKSLSTGRVLKPTSLQFCMQMNEPERALKSNLWDSIESEKSASSLNIWDYSDSEAAPASSWSILPNRALLCRALPLDIGRCTCVILKEASPEGLNGGKLYSLYTNEGQGRQDRKLAIAHHERRNGKSVFTIAQNLKGVLSSSDDSFVGNVTANFMGSKYHVWDQGHLKSPSKCNPLQAVVTFMPTIVTCAGSYRSMRVYIHKHQPLQLKNTAQMQRINGLPKDWEGKMDKVLELHSKTPNYNNVSGQYELDYSDRGRAGLSIQRSVKNFQLKMEEHGKQTILQLGRVGKSKFLMDFRYPLTGYQAFCICLASIDSKLCCRV
- the LOC110626273 gene encoding tubby-like protein 8 isoform X1; translation: MAGLKKPTIPSKYSYNSVYVNPLTDLKHHHGCSEGDLTTVFTDNKENNPIFGNDKENAIPKSSNANGSLPLVQKPLSNMKSLSTGRVLKPTSLQFCMQMNEPERALKSNLWDSIESEKSASSLNIWDYSDSEAAPASSWSILPNRALLCRALPLDIGRCTCVILKEASPEGLNGGKLYSLYTNEGQGRQDRKLAIAHHERRNGKSVFTIAQNLKGVLSSSDDSFVGNVTANFMGSKYHVWDQGHLKSPSKCNPLQAVVTFMPTIVTCAGSYRSMRVYIHKHQPLQLKNTAQMQRINGLPKDWEGKMDKVLELHSKTPNYNNVSGQYELDYSDRGRAGLSIQRSVKNFQLKMEEHGKQTILQLGRVGKSKFLMDFRYPLTGYQAFCICLASIDSKLCCRV